In the Brachyhypopomus gauderio isolate BG-103 chromosome 4, BGAUD_0.2, whole genome shotgun sequence genome, one interval contains:
- the fstl1b gene encoding follistatin-related protein 1b translates to MMFGSIPAVLLLAVLCCYAEETPSKSKVCANVFCGAGRECVVTEKGEPSCLCIEQCKPHKRTVCGSNGKTYRNHCELHRDACLSGLKIQVAHDGHCRERKADKSAASPVVCYVADRNELRRRVIEWLQTEVVPDGWFTKGSNFTDILHKYFKNYDNGDSQLDSSELLRFIQHNESAVELSSYAEEESNRLLRSLCVDALIELSDQNADWKLSFNEFLNCLRPGFNPPEKKCALEDETYDDGAETQVDCNRCVCACGNWVCTAMTCDDKSPALEPATGDEEMTEEEWNQRVAELNKHQETVEKMKSSTKEV, encoded by the exons gagaCTCCGAGCAAGTCAAAGGTGTGTGCTAATGTCTTCTGTGGggctgggagagagtgtgtggtgacagAAAAAGGGGAACCCAGCTGCCTGTGTATTGAG cAATGTAAACCTCACAAGCGAACTGTGTGTGGTAGTAATGGCAAAACATACCGCAATCATTGTGAGCTTCACCGCGACGCCTGCCTTAGTGGACTGAAGATCCAGGTGGCCCATGACGGGCACTGCAGAG AGAGGAAAGCGGATAAATCTGCCGCCAGCCCAG TGGTCTGTTACGTGGCTGACCGTAATGAGTTGCGCAGACGTGTGATTGAGTGGCTGCAGACCGAGGTCGTGCCAGACGGCTGGTTCACCAAGGGCTCCAACTTCACTGATATCCTGCACAAATACTTTAAG AACTACGATAATGGCGACTCACAGCTGGACTCGTCTGAGCTCCTCCGGTTCATCCAGCACAATGAGAGCGCTGTGGAGCTGAGCTCGTATGCTGAGGAGGAGAGTAACCGCCTGcttag GAGCCTGTGTGTAGATGCCTTGATTGAGCTCTCCGATCAGAATGCGGACTGGAAACTGAGCTTCAATGAGTTTCTCAACTGTCTACGGCCGGGATTCAACCCCCCCGAGAAGA AGTGTGCTTTGGAAGATGAGACCTACGATGATGGAGCAGAGACACAAGTTGACTGCAACCGCTGTGTCTGCGCATGTGGCAACTGGGTCTGCACTGCCATGACATGCGACG ACAAGAGTCCAGCACTCGAGCCAGCTACTGGTGATGAGGAGATGACGGAAGAAGAGTGGAACCAACGTGTGGCTGAACTCAACAAGCATCAG GAGACAGTGGAGAAGATGAAGTCCAGCACAAAGGAGGTTTAA